The Aphelocoma coerulescens isolate FSJ_1873_10779 chromosome 2, UR_Acoe_1.0, whole genome shotgun sequence genome contains a region encoding:
- the CD83 gene encoding CD83 antigen codes for MSLGVYTLLIILCNVWCLICWTSAMIPGIAVRCAEEAVLPCKVLQDSSISYQTASWYKMAGDSEGIAWEVLDVESHYPREVGGFLELSNDTSFSLRIKNATSRNSGTYKCTLWGQSREHNLSSTVTLKVTGCPGIEEDKLKKYKGELFMLTCLGIFYLLLIFFTCTCLRKESMSPNYQKNRTDMKHILTLINVHEMTTFQHLNGNSTCKDEPTSSSA; via the exons ATGTCTCTGGGAGTCTACACTCTGCTCATCATCCTGTGCAATG TTTGGTGCTTGATCTGTTGGACTTCTGCGATGATCCCAGGCATTGCTGTGAGGTGTGCTGAAGAAGCGGTGCTGCCCTGTAAAGTTCTTCAGGACTCCTCAATCTCCTACCAGACAGCATCTTGGTATAAA ATGGCTGGAGACAGCGAAGGAATAGCATGGGAAGTCCTTGATGTGGAATCTCATTATCCACGAGAAGTTGGGGGGTTCTTGGAGCTCTCCAATGACACCTCCTTTTCACTGAGGATCAAAAATGCAACCAGCCGAAACAGCGGGACATACAAGTGCACTTTGTGGGGGCAGAGCAGAGAACACAATCTGAGCAGCACAGTCACATTAAAAGTAACAG GTTGTCCTGGAATAGAAGAGGACaaactaaaaaaatataaaggggAGCTCTTCATGCTGACTTGCCTTGGGATTTTTTACTTGCTGCTCATCTTCTTTACCTGT ACATGTCTAAGAAAAGAGAGTATGTCTCCCAATTACCAAAAAAACAGAACAGATATGAAGCACATCCTCACCCTCATCAACGTACATGAAATGACAACTTTCCAGCATTTAAATGGCAACAGCACTTGCAAAGATGAGCCTACTTCAAGTTCTGCCTAA